The nucleotide window GAGATCGGCCAGGCCTGCGGCAGGAAAATCCGGCCATAGAGATCCAGCGCGTATCGGTCGGTCATGCCGGCGATCGCGTCGCCGACCCGGATCTCGAGCCCGTCCCCGGTCGGGTAATTCTTGACGTAGCCCTCGGGATGCTCCAGGAAATATCCGAACAGCTCGCGGATGATCTTCTTGGTCTTGTGCAGCTCCACGCGGGCGAAGTCGTTGAAGTAGACTCGCTCGTAGAGGAAGTCCCGCAGCTCGACCATGGCTTTCATGATCGGCTCGCTCATGGCGATCCGCTCCAGCTTGGCGGCCAGGCTGGCCGTGATGACGTCCCCGACCATCTTGTCGATGCGCGAAGCGTGCCAGCGGCCAAAGATGCCGACCAGCGGCTTGGGGATGTCGGACTCACGGATGATCCCGGCCCGCAGGGCGTCGTCGATATCGTGGTTGACGTAGCCGATGACGTCGGAGACGCGGACGATCTGCCCCTCCAGCGTGGCCGGCAGATCCTCCTTGCGGCGGTCGAGGATCTTGCCCCGGCCCTTGGAGTGGCGGGCGATGCCGTCGCGGACTTCGAAAGTCAGGTTCAGACCCTTGCCCTCGTATTCCAGCTTCTCCACGACGCGCAGGCTCTGGAGGTAGTGGGTGAATCCGCCCGGGACAAGCTTGGCCAGGGTTTCTTCGCCGGCGTGGCCGAACGGCGTGTGGCCCAGATCGTGCCCCAAGGCGATGGCCTCGGTCAGGTCCTCGTTCAGGCGTAGCGCCCGGGCGATCGTGCGGGCGATGGCGGAGACCTCGAGCGTATGGGTCAGCCGCGTTCGATAGTGATCGCCGTACGGCGAAAGAAAGACCTGGGTTTTGTGCTTCAGCCGGCGGAAGGTCTTGGAATGGAGGACGCGGTCGCGGTCGCGCTGGAAAGCGGTGCGGAACGCATGAGGCGCCTCCGGCCGGACCCGGCCTTGGCTGGCGCGGCTCAAACAGGCCTTGGGAGACAAAACCTGAGCCTCGACATCCTCCAATTGCTCCCGGATGGTCACGGGGGCATTATAGCAGAATGAGGGCCTGAAGTTGACGATTGACTCGCCTTGCCGGAAGGGACTATCATTTCGCCAAGCCATGAAGGCCGGGGAGATCCGCGAAGCCGTTCATCGCGGCGCCGCGTTCCTCAATTTCAAATCAGGGGGAGAAGCCATGAAGAAACAAGACGATCCTAATGACCCGTTCGTCTACTGGTCTTCGCTGCTCGTTTATTTGAAAAATCGAGGCGATGTGGCTTACATTAAGTCGATCACAATCAAGGAAGGGCAATTCACCCATGGTCCGGTCGGCAAACCGATCAAATGCATCCATGAAGCCAGTGTCTCGTATCGTAAGACGGGCAGAGTCAGGCTGGATTCGGCTATCAAGCCGGGCCATATCGAAGAATGCACTTGGATTGATTAGGCTCGCTCGCCATTGAAGGAAAGGCGTCCGTCGGGCTTCGTTGGACGCCTTAGAGCAGCGCGAATCGCGTTTCCCGGAGGAGTTCGCTTGCCCGCTTCGAGCCTGTCGGGGCAGGCGAATATTCCGGCCGCGTTTCTGCTAAAATAGCCCCGAAGGCAGGTTCCATGTCCTCGATCCGAGACAACGTCCGCCGAATTCTGGCCGAACTGCCGCCCGGCGTCGAGTTGG belongs to Candidatus Aminicenantes bacterium and includes:
- a CDS encoding deoxyguanosinetriphosphate triphosphohydrolase — translated: MTIREQLEDVEAQVLSPKACLSRASQGRVRPEAPHAFRTAFQRDRDRVLHSKTFRRLKHKTQVFLSPYGDHYRTRLTHTLEVSAIARTIARALRLNEDLTEAIALGHDLGHTPFGHAGEETLAKLVPGGFTHYLQSLRVVEKLEYEGKGLNLTFEVRDGIARHSKGRGKILDRRKEDLPATLEGQIVRVSDVIGYVNHDIDDALRAGIIRESDIPKPLVGIFGRWHASRIDKMVGDVITASLAAKLERIAMSEPIMKAMVELRDFLYERVYFNDFARVELHKTKKIIRELFGYFLEHPEGYVKNYPTGDGLEIRVGDAIAGMTDRYALDLYGRIFLPQAWPISAPGPRE